The sequence AGCGCCGCTTCGCGGGTGTCGTTCAGCCGCACCTCGACAAAGGCGACGTGGTCCAGCCCCAGGCGGATCGGATCGAGCAGCGCCCGGTAGCCGATGATCACGCCGGTTTCCTCGAGCCGCCGGAGCCGGGCCTGGGTGGGCGACTTGGACAGGCCGATGCGCCGGGCGAGGTCGGTAATGCTGATCCGGCCATCCTCGGCCAGCACGGACAGGATCGACCGGTCGAAACGGTCCAGTTCAAAAGTATCGCTTTTCACTTCACTTGCCCCGATTAATGTTCAGATCGCCCCGCAATAATCCGAATATAAGGCAAAACGACCTACAAGGATACGATATACTTGACGCATGACCCGATGGAGATTGCCATGAACGCCCAGACCCCCGCTTCTCTACGCCACCGCGTGGACGCCGACACCTACGCAGATCAGGAAAGGGTCCTGGACCGGCTGATCGAAACCGCCGACCTGAGCGGCGAGGAGCGCGCCGCCATCAGCAAGGACGCCGCGGGCCTTGTGCGCGACATTCGCGGAGCGACAGCGCCGGGCATGATGGAGGTCTTCCTGGCGGAGTACGGCCTGTCCACGGACGAAGGCGTCGCCCTGATGTGCCTGGCCGAGGCGCTGCTGCGCGTTCCGGACGCCGATACCATCGACGCGCTGATCGAGGACAAGATCGCGCCGAGCGACTGGGGCCGCCACATGGGCCATTCGACATCCAGCCTCGTCAATGCCTCGACCTGGGCGCTCATGCTGACGGGCCGTGTGCTGGACGACGACCAGCCCGGTCCGGTCCGGCATCTGCGCGCGGCCATCAAACGGCTGGGAGAGCCGGTGATCCGCACCGCCGTCAGCCGCGCGATGAAGGAAATGGGCCGCCAGTTCGTGCTGGGAGAGGACATCGACGCCGCGATGAAACGTGCGCGGGGCATGGAG is a genomic window of Sulfitobacter alexandrii containing:
- a CDS encoding Lrp/AsnC ligand binding domain-containing protein, encoding MKSDTFELDRFDRSILSVLAEDGRISITDLARRIGLSKSPTQARLRRLEETGVIIGYRALLDPIRLGLDHVAFVEVRLNDTREAALRAFNAAVAKVPEIEQAHMIASHFDYLLKVRTPDMSAYRRFLGETISALPHVSNTSTYVAMEAVKETMLADNA